A stretch of Henckelia pumila isolate YLH828 chromosome 4, ASM3356847v2, whole genome shotgun sequence DNA encodes these proteins:
- the LOC140866409 gene encoding uncharacterized protein, translating into MRKRTALVWGVAVVCFVVLMLITPAIPQSQEYHDFADQRKFFGIPNTLNVISNFPFFIVGVIGLVLCYYGNYFKLSLQGELCGWTFFFVGVAAVAFGSSYYHLRPDDSTLIWDRLPMTVAFTSIIAIFIIERVDARKGTLSIFPLILAGVVSILYWRFFDDLRPYAVVQFVPCIAIPLMAILMPPMYTHSTYWLWAAGFYLLAKIEEAADKPIYNLTHHIVSGHTLKHLCAAMVPVFLALMLAKREATEERLSLLQLWRISWTKAKENGTNVETLSCTYSEVPMDESR; encoded by the exons ATGAGGAAAAGGACGGCGTTAGTTTGGGGAGTTGCGGTCGTGTGTTTCGTCGTACTAATGTTAATCACTCCTGCAATTCCTCAGTCTCAAGAGTACCACGATTTCGCCGATCAACGCAAATTTTTTG GTATACCCAATACATTGAATGTGATTTCCAATTTCCCCTTCTTCATTGTTGGTGTAATAGGTCTTGTACTATGCTATTATGGGAACTATTTTAAGTTAAG TTTGCAGGGTGAACTATGTGGTTGGACATTCTTTTTCGTCGGTGTGGCAGCCGTTGCTTTTGGCTCATCTTACTATCACCTCAGGCCTGATGATTCTACCCTTATATGGGACCGTTTACCT ATGACTGTGGCATTTACGTCCATTATTGCGATCTTTATTATCGAGCGAGTAGATGCACGAAAAGGAACTTTGTCCATTTTCCCTCTCATCTTGGCGGGTGTGGTCAGCATTTTGTATTGGAG GTTTTTTGACGACCTCCGTCCTTATGCCGTCGTACAGTTTGTGCCTTGCATTGCAATCCCACTGATGGCTATATTGATGCCTCCTATGTACACACATTCCACATATTGGCTCTGGGCAGCAG GATTTTATCTCCTAGCTAAGATTGAAGAAGCAGCTGATAAACCAATCTATAATTTGACTCATCATATTGTGAGTGGACATACACTCAAGCATTTATGTGCTGCTATGGTCCCGGTTTTCTTGGCCCTTATGCTTGCAAAGAGGGAAGCGACAGAAGAAAG GCTCAGTTTACTGCAGTTGTGGAGAATATCATGGACCAAGGCTAAGGAAAACGGCACCAACGTAGAAACCCTTTCGTGTACATATTCTGAGGTACCTATGGATGAATCACGATAA
- the LOC140863249 gene encoding pentatricopeptide repeat-containing protein At1g10910, chloroplastic isoform X2 translates to MTPQLFDWMQQHGKINGASYSSYIKFVGRGPNSMKAVEIYSNIKDETMRRNVSVCNSTLNCLIKGGKIESSFKLFNQMQRDGLVPDIVTYSTLLVGCAKVKDGYLKAMELIQEIKSQGLHMDIVMYGTLLTVCASNNRHEEAEKYFDEMKGEGHSPNVFHYSSLLNAYAVDGNYKKADELIHGMKSAGLELNKVILTTLLKVYVKGGLFEKSRKLLDELQALGYAEDERPYCLLIDGLAKSGKLTEAKLVFDEMRQKEVKNDGYSYSIMISALCRSSLIEEAKELACEFEAKYDKYDVVILNSMLCAYCRSGDMKNVMSIMKKMDESGISPDWMTFQILIKYFCKEKLYLLAYRTMEDMHKKGHQLEEGLSIVLINCLGKAGAHSEAFSVYIMLKYSKRTINKGLHERILHSLLAGGLLKDAYVVVKDNAKLISQHAIKKFATSFMDKGNINLVNDVIKALHSNDYKIDPEIFHMAISRYIKQSEKKELLLHLLQWMPGQGYAVDLSARNLILENSHLFGRQFVTELLSKHYAVLKTNKSREGKAK, encoded by the exons ATGACTCCGCAGCTGTTTGATTGGATGCAGCAACATGGCAAAATCAACGGTGCATCTTACAGTAGTTATATAAAGTTTGTAGGGAGGGGTCCTAATTCCATGAAGGCTGTAGAGATATACAGTAACATTAAGGACGAGACTATGAGGAGAAATGTCTCAGTCTGTAATTCCACTCTTAATTGTTTAATAAAGGGCGGCAAGATTGAGAGTAGCTTTAAGCTTTTTAATCAAATGCAGCGAGATGGCTTGGTTCCTGATATTGTGACGTATAGTACG CTACTTGTGGGCTGCGCCAAAGTTAAAGACGGTTACTTAAAGGCAATGGAATTGATTCAGGAAATTAAGTCTCAAGGATTGCATATGGATATTGTAATGTATGGAACATTGTTAACAGTTTGTGCTTCAAACAATCGACATGAAGAAGCAGAAAAATACTTTGACGAGATGAAGGGTGAAGGTCATTCTCCAAATGTCTTCCACTACAGCTCTCTGCTCAATGCATACGCAGTTGATGGAAACTATAAGAAGGCTGATGAGTTGATTCACGGGATGAAATCTGCAGGATTGGAATTGAATAAA GTTATTTTAACAACACTGCTAAAAGTTTATGTTAAAGGAGGCTTGTTTGAGAAATCAAGAAAACTACTGGATGAACTGCAAGCTCTAGGCTATGCCGAAGATGAG AGGCCATACTGTTTGCTGATTGATGGGCTTGCAAAGTCCGGGAAATTGACGGAAGCCAAGTTAGTTTTTGATGAAATGAGGCAAAAAGAAGTGAAAAATG ATGGTTACTCCTACAGTATCATGATTTCAGCACTTTGCCGTAGTAGCCTGATTGAAGAAGCCAAGGAATTGGCTTGTGAATTTGAGGCGAAATATGATAAGTACGACGTGGTTATTTTGAACTCAATGCTCTGTGCCTATTGTAGGTCAGGGGACATGAAGAATGTGATGAGCATAATGAAGAAAATGGATGAATCCGGAATTAGTCCTGATTGGATgacatttcaaattttgattaaaTATTTCTGCAAGGAGAAATTATATTTACTTGCATACCGTACTATGGAAGACATGCACAAAAAAGGTCATCAACTAGAGGAG GGCCTCTCCATCGTTTTGATCAATTGTCTCGGTAAAGCTGGTGCCCATTCAGAAGCATTCTCGGTGTACATTATGTTGAAATATAGCAAAAGAACAATAAACAAGGGCCTCCATGAAAGGATTTTACACTCTCTACTTGCAGGAGGACTTCTGAAAGATGCCTATGTGGTGGTCAAG GACAATGCAAAGCTGATTTCTCAGCATGCTATTAAGAAGTTTGCTACCTCATTTATGGATAAAGGCAATATAAACTTGGTAAATGATGTGATCAAGGCCTTGCACAGCAATGACTACAAGATTGATCCG GAAATATTTCACATGGCCATTTCTCGTTACATTAAGCAATCTGAAAAGAAAGAGCTGCTTCTTCATTTGCTTCAGTGGATGCCTGGTCAAGGCTATGCTGTTGATTTGTCTGCTAGAAATTTGATCCTTGAGAATTCCCACTTGTTTGGGCGTCAGTTTGTGACAGAATTATTGTCCAAGCATTATGCCGtgttgaaaacaaataaatccCGTGAGGGGAAGGCCAAATGA
- the LOC140866609 gene encoding probable 3-hydroxyisobutyrate dehydrogenase-like 3, mitochondrial, translated as MAGGEYPDPVNPTRTRIGWIGIGVMGAAMASRLLSAGYSVSIYARSPSKAAPLLSVGAHLAASPADLAASTDVIFTMIGHPSDVRHLVLETLIPSLKPNTVIIDHTSSHPALAREIHSSAHQRHCHSIDAPVSGGDIGAREGKLAIFAGGDAEVVEWVKPLFDLLGKVTYMGSAGKGQSSKIANQVVVGGSLVGLSEGLVFAEKGGLDKKKFLEAIRGGAAGSMALELFGERMIDRDFEAGGFAEYMVKDLGMAVDVGEEEAAVLPGAGLCQQLFSGMVANGNGKLGTQGLITVIERINGINID; from the coding sequence ATGGCCGGTGGTGAATACCCGGACCCTGTTAATCCGACCCGTACCCGAATAGGATGGATAGGTATCGGCGTGATGGGCGCCGCCATGGCCTCCCGCCTGCTCTCCGCCGGATACTCCGTGTCCATTTATGCCCGCTCACCTTCTAAAGCCGCTCCCCTGCTCTCCGTCGGAGCCCACCTGGCCGCCTCCCCGGCGGACCTCGCTGCCTCCACCGATGTCATCTTCACCATGATCGGCCATCCCTCAGACGTCAGACATCTCGTTCTGGAAACTCTTATCCCTTCCCTGAAACCCAACACAGTCATCATAGATCACACCAGCAGCCACCCCGCACTGGCCAGGGAAATCCACAGCTCCGCCCACCAGAGACACTGCCATTCAATCGACGCCCCAGTATCGGGCGGAGATATCGGCGCCAGAGAAGGGAAGTTGGCCATCTTCGCAGGTGGAGATGCCGAAGTGGTGGAATGGGTAAAACCATTATTCGATTTACTCGGGAAGGTTACATACATGGGCAGCGCAGGAAAGGGGCAGAGCAGTAAAATAGCGAACCAGGTGGTTGTCGGCGGGAGCTTGGTGGGATTAAGCGAGGGGCTTGTATTCGCCGAAAAGGGTGGGCTGGACAAGAAGAAGTTCTTGGAGGCGATAAGGGGCGGCGCAGCCGGGTCTATGGCGTTGGAACTGTTTGGAGAGAGGATGATTGACAGAGATTTTGAGGCTGGGGGATTCGCGGAGTATATGGTGAAAGATTTGGGAATGGCGGTGGATGTGGGGGAGGAGGAGGCGGCGGTGTTGCCCGGAGCTGGGCTGTGTCAGCAGCTGTTTTCGGGGATGGTGGCCAATGGGAATGGGAAGCTGGGGACTCAGGGACTCATCACTGTCATAGAGAGGATCAATGGTATTAACATTGATTGA
- the LOC140863249 gene encoding pentatricopeptide repeat-containing protein At1g10910, chloroplastic isoform X3: MQQHGKINGASYSSYIKFVGRGPNSMKAVEIYSNIKDETMRRNVSVCNSTLNCLIKGGKIESSFKLFNQMQRDGLVPDIVTYSTLLVGCAKVKDGYLKAMELIQEIKSQGLHMDIVMYGTLLTVCASNNRHEEAEKYFDEMKGEGHSPNVFHYSSLLNAYAVDGNYKKADELIHGMKSAGLELNKVILTTLLKVYVKGGLFEKSRKLLDELQALGYAEDERPYCLLIDGLAKSGKLTEAKLVFDEMRQKEVKNDGYSYSIMISALCRSSLIEEAKELACEFEAKYDKYDVVILNSMLCAYCRSGDMKNVMSIMKKMDESGISPDWMTFQILIKYFCKEKLYLLAYRTMEDMHKKGHQLEEGLSIVLINCLGKAGAHSEAFSVYIMLKYSKRTINKGLHERILHSLLAGGLLKDAYVVVKDNAKLISQHAIKKFATSFMDKGNINLVNDVIKALHSNDYKIDPEIFHMAISRYIKQSEKKELLLHLLQWMPGQGYAVDLSARNLILENSHLFGRQFVTELLSKHYAVLKTNKSREGKAK, encoded by the exons ATGCAGCAACATGGCAAAATCAACGGTGCATCTTACAGTAGTTATATAAAGTTTGTAGGGAGGGGTCCTAATTCCATGAAGGCTGTAGAGATATACAGTAACATTAAGGACGAGACTATGAGGAGAAATGTCTCAGTCTGTAATTCCACTCTTAATTGTTTAATAAAGGGCGGCAAGATTGAGAGTAGCTTTAAGCTTTTTAATCAAATGCAGCGAGATGGCTTGGTTCCTGATATTGTGACGTATAGTACG CTACTTGTGGGCTGCGCCAAAGTTAAAGACGGTTACTTAAAGGCAATGGAATTGATTCAGGAAATTAAGTCTCAAGGATTGCATATGGATATTGTAATGTATGGAACATTGTTAACAGTTTGTGCTTCAAACAATCGACATGAAGAAGCAGAAAAATACTTTGACGAGATGAAGGGTGAAGGTCATTCTCCAAATGTCTTCCACTACAGCTCTCTGCTCAATGCATACGCAGTTGATGGAAACTATAAGAAGGCTGATGAGTTGATTCACGGGATGAAATCTGCAGGATTGGAATTGAATAAA GTTATTTTAACAACACTGCTAAAAGTTTATGTTAAAGGAGGCTTGTTTGAGAAATCAAGAAAACTACTGGATGAACTGCAAGCTCTAGGCTATGCCGAAGATGAG AGGCCATACTGTTTGCTGATTGATGGGCTTGCAAAGTCCGGGAAATTGACGGAAGCCAAGTTAGTTTTTGATGAAATGAGGCAAAAAGAAGTGAAAAATG ATGGTTACTCCTACAGTATCATGATTTCAGCACTTTGCCGTAGTAGCCTGATTGAAGAAGCCAAGGAATTGGCTTGTGAATTTGAGGCGAAATATGATAAGTACGACGTGGTTATTTTGAACTCAATGCTCTGTGCCTATTGTAGGTCAGGGGACATGAAGAATGTGATGAGCATAATGAAGAAAATGGATGAATCCGGAATTAGTCCTGATTGGATgacatttcaaattttgattaaaTATTTCTGCAAGGAGAAATTATATTTACTTGCATACCGTACTATGGAAGACATGCACAAAAAAGGTCATCAACTAGAGGAG GGCCTCTCCATCGTTTTGATCAATTGTCTCGGTAAAGCTGGTGCCCATTCAGAAGCATTCTCGGTGTACATTATGTTGAAATATAGCAAAAGAACAATAAACAAGGGCCTCCATGAAAGGATTTTACACTCTCTACTTGCAGGAGGACTTCTGAAAGATGCCTATGTGGTGGTCAAG GACAATGCAAAGCTGATTTCTCAGCATGCTATTAAGAAGTTTGCTACCTCATTTATGGATAAAGGCAATATAAACTTGGTAAATGATGTGATCAAGGCCTTGCACAGCAATGACTACAAGATTGATCCG GAAATATTTCACATGGCCATTTCTCGTTACATTAAGCAATCTGAAAAGAAAGAGCTGCTTCTTCATTTGCTTCAGTGGATGCCTGGTCAAGGCTATGCTGTTGATTTGTCTGCTAGAAATTTGATCCTTGAGAATTCCCACTTGTTTGGGCGTCAGTTTGTGACAGAATTATTGTCCAAGCATTATGCCGtgttgaaaacaaataaatccCGTGAGGGGAAGGCCAAATGA
- the LOC140860573 gene encoding uncharacterized protein — protein MTKGRLTECDSSGSHKYDRSKSRSKKKNIYCFKCGGKGHFKRECTKSIEKGSKENVASTSGGGEILFSETATEVRHVKGLTNNLLSLGKLDDIGCKTRIEKGIIKIVKGALVAMKAKKVAANLYVLLGETHKETKLAVASIGSGEESTVLWHRKLGHMSEQGMKMLSERKLLPRLTKLTLPFCEHCVTMAIDLKTPMDMWTGKSADYSWLHTFGSPVDVIFEEDKVKGYKDKLNSETTIIQVENKTDEDQVFCEAVPEHKEQEPFESEVSKVRQATRERGPPGWLSDYFTESNIAYCLLKEDVRVVLVMCAVFDLHLEQLDVKTEFLHGDLEEEIYMLHPEDFAEKGKENLTRHCTSSGSSQSVYGESWQEHWSTVKMIFRYINGTSDAALCFGGSDFKLRGYVDSVYAGDLDKRKSTTSYVFTVAGGAVSWVSKVQTVVALSTIEAEYMTATQACKEAIWIKRLLEELGHKQEKILLFCDSQSALHITKNPAFHSKTKHIGVQFHFVRKVVEEGSLDMKKIHTKDNMADIMTKPVSTEKFEWCRSSCGLA, from the exons AtgacgaaaggaagattgacgGAGTGTGACTCCAGTGGGAGCCACAAATATGATAGATCCAAGTCAAGAAGtaagaagaaaaatatttactgctttaaatgCGGCGGTAAAGGGCACTTCAAGAGAGAGTGTACGAAGAGCATCGAAAAGGGATCAAAAGAAAATGTGGCCAGTACTTCAGGCGgtggtgaaatattattcagcgAAACAGCAACA GAGGTACGACATGTGAAAGGCCTGACAAATAATCTTTTGTCTTTGGGGAAATTGgatgatattgggtgcaaaacTCGTATCGAGAAAGGGATAATAAAGATTGTGAAAGGCGCGCTTGTGGCTATGAAGGCGAAAAAGGTTGCTGCAAATCTATATGTACTGTTGGGAGAAACACACAAAGAGACAAAACTGGCTGTTGCATCAATTGGTTCGGGAGAAGAATCAACAGTGTTATGGCATAGAAAGCTCGGGCATATGTCAGAACAAGGAATGAAGATGCTCTCAGAACGAAAGCTGTTGCCGAGGCTTACAAAATTGACTCTacccttttgtgagcattgtgttacca tggcgattgatttgaagactccgATGGATATGTGGACTGGCAAGTCAGCTGATTATTCTTGGTTACATACATTTGGAAGTCCAGT AGATGTTATCTTCgaggaagataaagtgaagggaTACAAAGACAAACTAAATTCAGAAACTACTATCATTCAGGTGGAAAATAAGACAGACGAAGATCAAGTTTTTTGTGAAGCAGTACCAGAGCATAAGGAACAAGAACCATTTGAGTCAGAGGTTTCCAAAGTGAGGCAGGCAACTCGAGAGAGAGGACCACCAGGTTGGCTTTCAGATTATTtcactgaaagcaacattgcataTTGTCTATTAAAAGAGGATG TCAGAGTAGTATTGGTAATGTGTGCGGTGTTTGACCTACATCTAGAACAACTAGATGTGAAAACGGAATTTCTTCAtggcgatcttgaagaagaaatctatatgctccATCCAGAAGATTTTGCAGAAAAGggcaaagagaacttg ACCAGACATTGCACAAGCAGTGGGAGTAGTCAGTCGGTATATGGCGAATCCTGGCAAGAGCATTGGAGCACGGTTAAGATGATCTTTAGATACATTAATGGTACCTCGGatgctgcattatgttttggaggatcagattttaAACTCAGGGGCTATGTGGATTCAGTTTACGCAGGTGATCTAGATAAAAGAAAATCTACTACTAgttatgtgtttacagttgCAGGAGGTGCAGTCAGCTGGGTTTCAAAAGTGCAAACAGTTGTAGCGTTATCTACAATAGAGGCAGAATACATGAcagctactcaagcttgcaaggaagcaatatggattaaaaggCTATTGGAGGAGCTTGGACACAAACAAGAGAAAATTCTTTTgttttgtgacagtcagagtgcctTGCACATTACAAAAAATCCAGCCTTTCATTCCAAgactaaacacattggagttCAATTTCACTTTGTACGAAAAGTAGTAGAGGAAGGAAGTTTGGATATGAAGAAGATCCATACAAAGGATAACATGGCTGATATTATGACCAAGCCAGTGAGCACGGAAAAGTTCGAATGGTGTAGATCCTCATGTGGCCTAGCATAA
- the LOC140863249 gene encoding pentatricopeptide repeat-containing protein At1g10910, chloroplastic isoform X1 yields the protein MEVSSVLGNGYQSVLCPPKTRPIKYSPPVIALALVPPPLRTASTSTSTSSAGKLAEGRSQPTNASTRFSGNHSVSYKLRQSAILEVLQSSDLAPALLRLGEVLKAQDMNVVLRHFGELKRWKDLSQLFDWMQQHGKINGASYSSYIKFVGRGPNSMKAVEIYSNIKDETMRRNVSVCNSTLNCLIKGGKIESSFKLFNQMQRDGLVPDIVTYSTLLVGCAKVKDGYLKAMELIQEIKSQGLHMDIVMYGTLLTVCASNNRHEEAEKYFDEMKGEGHSPNVFHYSSLLNAYAVDGNYKKADELIHGMKSAGLELNKVILTTLLKVYVKGGLFEKSRKLLDELQALGYAEDERPYCLLIDGLAKSGKLTEAKLVFDEMRQKEVKNDGYSYSIMISALCRSSLIEEAKELACEFEAKYDKYDVVILNSMLCAYCRSGDMKNVMSIMKKMDESGISPDWMTFQILIKYFCKEKLYLLAYRTMEDMHKKGHQLEEGLSIVLINCLGKAGAHSEAFSVYIMLKYSKRTINKGLHERILHSLLAGGLLKDAYVVVKDNAKLISQHAIKKFATSFMDKGNINLVNDVIKALHSNDYKIDPEIFHMAISRYIKQSEKKELLLHLLQWMPGQGYAVDLSARNLILENSHLFGRQFVTELLSKHYAVLKTNKSREGKAK from the exons ATGGAGGTGTCATCGGTGCTTGGAAATGGCTATCAATCAGTGCTATGTCCCCCGAAAACCCGACCCATCAAGTATTCTCCTCCCGTTATCGCCTTGGCACTGGTGCCTCCGCCGCTGCGGACAGCCTCGACTTCAACTAGCACTTCAAGTGCTGGGAAACTAGCCGAAGGTCGAAGCCAACCCACGAATGCTTCCACACGTTTTTCTGGGAATCATTCGGTTTCTTATAAACTCAGACAATCCGCTATTCTTGAGGTTCTACAGTCTTCTGATTTGGCACCTGCTCTCTTGAG ATTAGGAGAAGTGTTGAAAGCACAAGACATGAATGTTGTTTTGCGTCATTTTGGGGAGCTAAAGAGATGGAAGGATCTTTCTCAG CTGTTTGATTGGATGCAGCAACATGGCAAAATCAACGGTGCATCTTACAGTAGTTATATAAAGTTTGTAGGGAGGGGTCCTAATTCCATGAAGGCTGTAGAGATATACAGTAACATTAAGGACGAGACTATGAGGAGAAATGTCTCAGTCTGTAATTCCACTCTTAATTGTTTAATAAAGGGCGGCAAGATTGAGAGTAGCTTTAAGCTTTTTAATCAAATGCAGCGAGATGGCTTGGTTCCTGATATTGTGACGTATAGTACG CTACTTGTGGGCTGCGCCAAAGTTAAAGACGGTTACTTAAAGGCAATGGAATTGATTCAGGAAATTAAGTCTCAAGGATTGCATATGGATATTGTAATGTATGGAACATTGTTAACAGTTTGTGCTTCAAACAATCGACATGAAGAAGCAGAAAAATACTTTGACGAGATGAAGGGTGAAGGTCATTCTCCAAATGTCTTCCACTACAGCTCTCTGCTCAATGCATACGCAGTTGATGGAAACTATAAGAAGGCTGATGAGTTGATTCACGGGATGAAATCTGCAGGATTGGAATTGAATAAA GTTATTTTAACAACACTGCTAAAAGTTTATGTTAAAGGAGGCTTGTTTGAGAAATCAAGAAAACTACTGGATGAACTGCAAGCTCTAGGCTATGCCGAAGATGAG AGGCCATACTGTTTGCTGATTGATGGGCTTGCAAAGTCCGGGAAATTGACGGAAGCCAAGTTAGTTTTTGATGAAATGAGGCAAAAAGAAGTGAAAAATG ATGGTTACTCCTACAGTATCATGATTTCAGCACTTTGCCGTAGTAGCCTGATTGAAGAAGCCAAGGAATTGGCTTGTGAATTTGAGGCGAAATATGATAAGTACGACGTGGTTATTTTGAACTCAATGCTCTGTGCCTATTGTAGGTCAGGGGACATGAAGAATGTGATGAGCATAATGAAGAAAATGGATGAATCCGGAATTAGTCCTGATTGGATgacatttcaaattttgattaaaTATTTCTGCAAGGAGAAATTATATTTACTTGCATACCGTACTATGGAAGACATGCACAAAAAAGGTCATCAACTAGAGGAG GGCCTCTCCATCGTTTTGATCAATTGTCTCGGTAAAGCTGGTGCCCATTCAGAAGCATTCTCGGTGTACATTATGTTGAAATATAGCAAAAGAACAATAAACAAGGGCCTCCATGAAAGGATTTTACACTCTCTACTTGCAGGAGGACTTCTGAAAGATGCCTATGTGGTGGTCAAG GACAATGCAAAGCTGATTTCTCAGCATGCTATTAAGAAGTTTGCTACCTCATTTATGGATAAAGGCAATATAAACTTGGTAAATGATGTGATCAAGGCCTTGCACAGCAATGACTACAAGATTGATCCG GAAATATTTCACATGGCCATTTCTCGTTACATTAAGCAATCTGAAAAGAAAGAGCTGCTTCTTCATTTGCTTCAGTGGATGCCTGGTCAAGGCTATGCTGTTGATTTGTCTGCTAGAAATTTGATCCTTGAGAATTCCCACTTGTTTGGGCGTCAGTTTGTGACAGAATTATTGTCCAAGCATTATGCCGtgttgaaaacaaataaatccCGTGAGGGGAAGGCCAAATGA
- the LOC140867550 gene encoding transcription factor bHLH160 — protein MSSLPDLSNAYDICNINPEFLSPFDDSLIMQTYQEILRPYSSEINDQPYCEINLPGARETKSSEAVFEDRQKNLARKQEGTSGKGLKRKRISNPNSKKTKRKSKSSNGQEAATLIDAQEETSVAKKMDHNAKERIRRMKINASFLALRALLPDSRRSKKRWSAPSVVDRALKYIPELQNQIQELKSKKQSYEQHESSPKNINELPTSSNLDDEHCSISISTINRNEAIVQICMPRLINNIDEFRKDSAFANMLQKVEDEGYLISSASTLCVGETRICHHLHIQVNGNLSEDEDYVEELREKLLSWLR, from the exons ATGTCAAGTTTACCTGATCTTAGTAATGCTTACGATATTTGTAACATCAATCCTGAATTCTTGAGCCCTTTTGATGATTCACTTATAATGCAAACATATCAAGAGATATTACGGCCATATTCGAGCGAGATTAATGATCAGCCTTACTGTGAGATCAACTTACCCGGTGCTCGGGAAacgaagagttcggaagctgtTTTCGAAGACCGGCAAAAAAATTTGGCGAGAAAACAAGAAGGGACATCGGGTAAGGGCTTGAAAAGGAAGAGAATCAGCAACCCTAATTCCAAGAAAACGAAGAGGAAGAGTAAAAGTAGTAATGGTCAAGAGGCTGCAACGTTAATTGATGCGCAGGAAGAGACATCAGTTGCGAAGAAAATGGATCATAATGCTAAGGAGAGAATCAGGAGGATGAAGATTAACGCTTCCTTCCTTGCTCTAAGAGCATTGCTTCCCGATTCCAGACGATCCAAG AAGAGGTGGAGTGCACCATCAGTAGTGGATAGAGCACTGAAATACATCCCAGAGCTGCAAAATCAAATCCAAGAATTGAAGTCCAAGAAACAAAGTTACGAGCAACATGAATCTTCACCAAAGAACATTAACGAACTCCCCacttcatcaaatcttgatGATGAACATTGCTCCATTTCCATCTCCACAATCAATCGAAATGAAGCGATTGTCCAGATTTGCATGCCAAGATTAATAAACAATATTGATGAATTTCGAAAGGATTCAGCGTTCGCAAATATGTTGCAGAAAGTGGAAGATGAAGGATACTTGATCAGCAGTGCTTCAACACTTTGTGTGGGTGAGACTAGAATCTGCCACCATCTGCATATccag GTTAATGGAAACTTGTCTGAAGATGAAGATTATGTGGAAGAACTCAGAGAAAAATTGCTTTCTTGGCTAAGATGA